The following are encoded together in the Zingiber officinale cultivar Zhangliang chromosome 8A, Zo_v1.1, whole genome shotgun sequence genome:
- the LOC122012135 gene encoding uncharacterized protein LOC122012135 isoform X1, translating into MARWIKPEVYPLMAAMGFVTTMCVFQLTRNILMNPDVRINKTNRSTAVLENAEEGEKYARHGLRKFLSQRRPEVMPALNSYFSGSSDDK; encoded by the exons ATGGCTCGTTGGATAAAACCAGAG GTTTACCCTCTCATGGCAGCAATGGGATTTGTGACCACTATGTGCGTCTTCCAGCTCACTCGAAACATCCTCATGAATCCTGATGTCAG GATCAACAAGACGAACCGGTCCACGGCGGTGCTGGAGAATGCAGAAGAAGGGGAGAAGTACGCACGGCATGGATTGCGTAAGTTCCTCAGCCAGCGCCGCCCAGAAGTCATGCCCGCTCTCAACAGCTACTTCTCCGGCAGCAGCGATGACAAGTGA
- the LOC122012135 gene encoding uncharacterized protein LOC122012135 isoform X2, which yields MAAMGFVTTMCVFQLTRNILMNPDVRINKTNRSTAVLENAEEGEKYARHGLRKFLSQRRPEVMPALNSYFSGSSDDK from the exons ATGGCAGCAATGGGATTTGTGACCACTATGTGCGTCTTCCAGCTCACTCGAAACATCCTCATGAATCCTGATGTCAG GATCAACAAGACGAACCGGTCCACGGCGGTGCTGGAGAATGCAGAAGAAGGGGAGAAGTACGCACGGCATGGATTGCGTAAGTTCCTCAGCCAGCGCCGCCCAGAAGTCATGCCCGCTCTCAACAGCTACTTCTCCGGCAGCAGCGATGACAAGTGA
- the LOC122009037 gene encoding ultraviolet-B receptor UVR8-like: MDIDEILCDVRVVNLPTKSAIYIWGYNHNGQTARRGKECHLRIPKSLPPKLFNCAGGEILRWLDISCGREHTAAVASDGSLFTWGANDFGQLGDGTEERRKYPIKVKSLQTEYVKSVSCGAHCTAAIAEPRENDGISSRSRLWIWGQNQGSNHPRLYWGAFASNTVICQVSCGAAHVVALSEEGLLQAWGYNEYGQLGRGVTSEGLQGARVLNAFAKFLDEPPELVKIRQVACGEYHTAAISEDGDVYTWGLGNMGQLGHSSLQSGDKELLPRQVVALDGIAIRDVACGGVHTCALTVKGALYTWGGGQAGQLGLGPQNGFFSCSLNTSDILLRNLPVLVIPNGVRLVACGHSHTLISMRDGRIYGWGYNSYGQAANGKSTYAWSPSPVDWCVGEVKRLAAGGGHSAVLTDAHTLKELCEFRLAESVNLSNCFTIADIASRTSADSLARLCKRYREHLVDQGNCDNQEEEASPEI; the protein is encoded by the exons ATGGACATTGATGAAATACTTTGTGATGTCCGGGTTGTCAATCTTCCGACCAAGAGTGCAATTTATATCTGGGGTTATAATCACAACGGACAGACAGCAAGGAGGGGAAAAGAATGCCACCTGAGGATTCCAAAGAGTCTTCCACCGAAGCTCTTTAATTGTGCTGGAGGAGAGATCCTCAGATGGTTGGATATTTCTTGTGGCAGAGAACACACTGCAGCAGTAGCTTCTGACGGATCTCTATTCACATGGG GTGCTAATGATTTTGGTCAGTTGGGAGATGGTACAGAGGAGAGAAGAAAGTATCCCATAAAAGTCAAGTCATTGCAAACAGAATATGTGAAATCTGTTTCCTGTGGAGCACATTGCACTGCTGCTATTGCAGAACCTCGAGAAAATGATGGCATATCATCCAGAAGCAGGCTTTGGATCTGGGGACAAAATCAG GGATCAAACCATCCTCGTCTATATTGGGGAGCCTTTGCTTCAAATACG GTTATATGCCAAGTTTCCTGTGGAGCAGCTCATGTAGTGGCTCTCTCTGAGGAAGGCTTACTCCAAGCATGGG GCTACAATGAGTATGGCCAGCTTGGCAGGGGTGTCACTTCTGAAGGATTACAGGGAGCTCGGGTATTGAATGCCTTTGCCAAGTTCCTAGATGAACCCCCTGAGCTTGTGAAGATCAGGCAAGTGGCATGCGGGGAGTACCACACAGCAGCAATATCTGAAGATGGTGATGT GTATACTTGGGGTCTGGGAAACATGGGACAGCTTGGTCATTCTTCTTTGCAGAGTGGTGACAAAGAGCTGCTACCAAGGCAGGTAGTTGCGCTTGATGGTATAGCCATAAGGGATGTGGCATGTGGTGGAGTTCATACTTGTGCTTTAACTGTAAAAGGAGCACTGTACACGTGGGGTGGTGGCCAGGCAGGGCAGCTTGGACTGGGTCCTCAGAATGGTTTCTTTTCCTGTTCTCTGAATACATCAGATATACTGCTGCGCAATCTTCCTGTCTTAGTCATACCTAATGGTGTAAGGCTTGTTGCCTGTGGTCATTCTCACACGCTCATCTCCATGAGAGATGGAAGAATTTATGGTTGGGGATACAATTCCTATGGTCAGGCAGCCAATGGGAAATCCACATATGCCTGGTCCCCTTCACCAGTTGATTG GTGTGTCGGGGAGGTTAAAAGGCTGGCAGCTGGTGGTGGCCATTCGGCTGTGTTAACTGATGCTCACACCTTGAAAGAATTGTGCGAGTTCAGGCTTGCAGAGAGTGTAAATCTATCTAATTGCTTTACAATTGCTGATATTGCATCTCGAACTAGTGCAGATTCCTTGGCACGACTGTGTAAAAGATATAG ggAACATTTGGTTGACCAGGGTAATTGTgataaccaagaggaagaagccagCCCAGAGATCTAA